One Cucurbita pepo subsp. pepo cultivar mu-cu-16 chromosome LG11, ASM280686v2, whole genome shotgun sequence DNA window includes the following coding sequences:
- the LOC111806149 gene encoding probable protein phosphatase 2C 27, with product MCVTDAEQVGTERPNSGVNNTMPWPLHCDFLQNQMGNPDKQPALIGTSDRTRSGNSFPLESISEDAAFIDRKDNPSTFVPALRSGEWSDIGKRPYMEDTHVCIHDMAKKFGCSFLNEEAVSFYGVFDGHGGKGAAQFVRDHLPRVIVEDSDFPLELEKVVTRSFMETDAAFARSCTLETSLSSGTTALTAMIFGRSLLVANAGDCRAVLSRQGRAIEMSKDHRPCCTKERKRVEALGGFIDDDYLNGLLGVTRAIGDWHLEGMKETSEKGGPLSAEPELRLMTLTKEHEFLIIGSDGIWDVFTSQNAVDFARRRLQDHNDAKVCCKEIVEEAIKRGATDNLTVVLVSFHLEPPPPVVFQRPRFRRSISAEALQNLKFHLEG from the exons ATGTGTGTGACGGATGCAGAGCAGGTTGGGACTGAGAGGCCAAATTCTGGGGTTAATAATACCATGCCTTGGCCGTTGCATTGTGATTTTTTGCAGAATCAGATGGGGAATCCTGATAAGCAGCCTGCTCTCATTGGAACTAGCGATCGAACCCGCTCTGGGAATTCTTTTCCT CTAGAAAGCATTTCCGAGGATGCTGCATTTATAGATCGGAAAGACAACCCATCTACTTTTGTTCCGGCGCTTAGATCAGGAGAATGGTCTGATATCGGAAAGCGTCCTTATATGGAGGACACTCATGTATGCATTCATGACATGGCTAAGAAGTTCGGCTGTAGTTTTCTCAACGAGGAAGCTGTCTCCTTCTACGGG GTATTCGACGGTCATGGAGGAAAAGGCGCCGCACAATTTGTTCGTGACCACTTGCCGAGAGTCATTGTTGAAGATTCTGACTTTCCTTTAGAGCTCGAAAAGGTGGTTACAAGATCATTTATGGAGACTGATGCAGCTTTTGCTAGATCTTGCACTCTTGAAACATCTCTGTCTTCTGGCACAACTGCACTCACTGCAATGATATTCGGAAG GTCTTTGCTCGTAGCAAACGCTGGCGATTGCCGAGCAGTACTGTCAAGACAAGGACGTGCAATAGAAATGTCAAAAGACCACAGACCATGCTgcacaaaagaaagaaagcgaGTCGAGGCCTTGGGTGGATTCATTGATGACGATTATCTAAACGGCCTGCTCGGGGTTACACGTGCTATAGGAGATTGGCATCTTGAAGGAATGAAGGAAACAAGTGAAAAAGGTGGACCATTAAGTGCCGAACCAGAACTAAGATTAATGACATTGACAAAAGAGCACGAGTTCTTGATCATCGGTAGTGATGGAATATGGGACGTCTTCACAAGCCAGAATGCTGTCGATTTTGCTCGGAGGAGGCTCCAAGATCACAATGATGCAAAAGTTTGCTGCAAGGAAATAGTAGAGGAAGCCATAAAGAGAGGAGCAACAGACAATCTAACAGTAGTTTTGGTTAGCTTTCACTTGGAGCCTCCACCACCTGTAGTTTTCCAGAGGCCAAGATTTAGAAGAAGCATATCTGCAGAGGCACTTCAGAACCTCAAGTTTCATCTAGAAGGATAG
- the LOC111805313 gene encoding 110 kDa U5 small nuclear ribonucleoprotein component CLO gives MDDSLYDEFGNYIGPEIDSDKDSDIEDEDEDLMEKPDDDEGASDGEDAGGATNGWITTSNDVDMDNQIVLAEDKKYYPTAEEVYGDDVETLVMDEDELPLEQPIIKPVRNIKFEVGVKDSSTYVSNQFLVGLMSNPTLVRNVALVGHLHHGKTVFMDMLVEQTHHMSTFDIKGEKHLRYTDTRIDEQERGISIKAVPMSLVLEDGNSKSYLCNIMDTPGHTNFSDEMTAALRLADGAVLIVDAAEGVMVNTERAMRHAIQERLPIVVVINKVDKLITELKLPPRDAYYKLRHTLEVINNYISAASSTAGNVQVIDPAAGNVCFASATAGWSFTLQSFAKLYVKLHGIPFDADKFASRLWGDYYFHSDTRGFKKKPPASGGERSFVQFVLEPLYKIYSQVIGEHRKSVETTLSELGVTLSNAAYKLNVRPLLRLACSSVFGGASGFTDMLVQHIPSPRDSSSRKVDHIYTGPKDSVIYKAMKECDPSGPLMVNVTKLYPKSDCSVFDAFGRVYSGKIQTGQTVRVLGEGYSPEDEEDMTVKEVTKLWLYQARDRIPIAEAPPGSWVLIEGVDASIMKTATLSNVDYDEDVYIFRPLQFNTLPVVKTATEPLNPSELPKMVEGLRKISKSYPLAITKVEESGEHTILGTGELYLDSIMKDLRELYSEVEVKVADPVVSFCETVVESSSMKCFAETPNKKNKITMIAEPLERGLAEDIENSVVSLDWSRKKLGDFFQTKYEWDLLAARSIWAFGPDKQGPNILLDDTLSSEVDKNLLNAVKDSIVQGFQWGAREGPLCDEPIRNVKFKIVDARIAPEPLHRGSGQIIPTARRVAYSSFLMATPRLMEPVYYVEIQTPIDCVSAIYTVLSRRRGHVTADVAQPGTPAYIVKAFLPVIESFGFETDLRYHTQGQAFCLSVFDHWAIVPGDPLDKSIVLRPLEPAPIQHLAREFMVKTRRRKGMSEDVSINKFFDEAMMVELAQQAADLHQQMI, from the exons ATGGATGATAGCTTGTATGATGAATTTGGAAACTACATAGGGCCGGAAATTGATTCTGATAAGGATAGTGACatagaagatgaagatgaagaccTTATGGAGAAGCCTGACGATGATGAAGGTGCATCAGATGGTGAAGATGCAGGTGGTGCTACAAATGGTTGGATTACAACGTCTAATGACGTCGATATGGATAACCAGATTGTCCTTGCTGAGGACAAAAAGTATTATCCAACTGCAGAAGAGGTTTATGGTGATGATGTTGAAACATTGGTTATGGATGAAGATGAACTACCACTTGAGCAACCAATCATTAAGCCTGTTAGAAATATAAAGTTTGAGGTTGGGGTAAAAGATTCTAGCACTTACGTTTCAAACCAATTTCTGGTGGGTCTCATGTCCAATCCAACATTGGTTCGCAATGTTGCACTTGTAGGCCACTTGCATCATGGAAAGACAGTTTTCATGGATATGTTGGTTGAGCAAACACATCACATGTCAACATTTGATATTAAAGGTGAGAAACATCTGAGGTACACAGATACAAGGATTGACGAGCAGGAGAGAGGAATATCAATTAAGGCAGTTCCTATGTCACTAGTCCTCGAGGACGGCAATTCAAAATCATACCTTTGCAATATAATGGACACCCCTGGCCATACCAATTTTTCTGATGAAATGACTGCTGCTCTTAGACTGGCTGATGGTGCAGTGTTGATTGTCGATGCTGCTGAAGGAGTTATG GTCAATACAGAGAGGGCTATGCGCCATGCAATTCAGGAGCGATTGCCCATTGTTGTTGTAATTAACAAG GTTGACAAGCTGATTACAGAACTCAAATTGCCCCCAAGGGATGCATACTATAAATTAAGGCATACGTTAGAAGTTATTAATAACTATATATCTGCTGCCTCATCTACTGCTGGAAATGTCCAAGTCATTGACCCAGCAGCTGGAAACGTGTGTTTTGCTAGTGCTACTGCAGGATGGTCATTTACTTTGCAATCATTCGCAAAGTTATATGTCAAACTTCATGGAATCCCTTTTGATGCTGATAAGTTTGCATCGCGTCTTTGGGGAGACTACTATTTTCATTCTGATACCAGAGGATTCAAGAAAAAACCACCTGCAAGTGGAGGGGAAAGGTCATTTGTCCAATTTGTGCTAGAGCCactatacaaaatatatagtCAAGTCATTGGTGAACATAGGAAAAGTGTTGAGACTACTCTTTCAGAGCTTGGTGTTACTCTTAGCAATGCAGCTTACAAGTTGAATGTCAGGCCTTTGCTGAGACTGGCTTGTAGTTCAGTTTTTGGTGGAGCTTCAGGATTCACTGACATGCTTGTTCAGCACATACCTTCTCCCAGGGATTCTTCTTCTCGGAAGGTTGATCATATTTATACTGGGCCTAAAGACTCTGTGATATACAAAGCAATGAAGGAATGCGATCCTTCTGGGCCTTTAATGGTCAATGTCACCAAACTATATCCCAAGTCAGACTGCAGTGTCTTTGATGCATTTGGTAGGGTTTATAGTGGTAAGATTCAAACGGGGCAGACTGTTCGGGTATTGGGTGAAGGCTATTCACCAGAGGATGAGGAAGATATGACAGTGAAGGAAGTAACAAAATTATGGCTTTATCAAGCTCGAGACAGGATTCCCATTGCTGAGGCTCCTCCTGGATCTTGGGTTCTCATTGAGGGAGTGGATGCATCTATTATGAAAACTGCAACTCTGTCTAATGTAGATTACGATGAGGACGTTTACATATTCCGACCACTTCAATTCAATACCCTTCCTGTGGTGAAAACAGCTACAGAGCCTCTAAATCCAAGTGAGTTACCAAAGATGGTAGAGGGTCTTCGGAAGATCAGCAAAAGTTATCCTCTGGCAATAACTAAAGTTGAGGAATCAGGTGAGCATACCATTTTAGGCACAGGAGAGCTGTACTTGGATTCAATTATGAAGGATCTTAGAGAGCTCTATTCGGAAGTAGAGGTTAAG GTAGCCGATCCGGTCGTCTCATTTTGTGAAACAGTTGTAGAGTCTTCTTCGATGAAATGTTTTGCTGAGACTCCTAAcaagaagaataaaataacCATG ATCGCAGAGCCATTGGAGAGAGGACTTGCAGAAGACATTGAGAATAGTGTAGTAAGTCTTGATTGGTCAAGAAAGAAACTCGGGGATTTCTTCCAGACAAAATATGAGTGGGATTTGCTGGCTGCAAGGTCCATATGGGCATTTGGCCCAGATAAGCAG GGACCTAACATTCTATTAGATGATACGCTCTCTTCTGAAGTAGACAAGAATTTGCTCAATGCCGTCAAGGATTCCATTGTTCAAGG GTTTCAATGGGGGGCTAGAGAAGGACCACTTTGTGATGAACCCATTAGAAATGTAAAGTTCAAAATCGTTGATGCAAGAATTGCACCTGAGCCATTGCATCGTGGGTCTGGTCAGATCATTCCCACAGCTCGACGTGTGGCCTATTCATCTTTTCTTATGGCAACCCCACGACTTATGGAACCAGTATACTATGTTGAG ATACAAACACCAATTGATTGTGTCTCTGCAATCTATACTGTTCTGTCCCGAAGGCGTGGACATGTTACAGCTGATGTTGCTCAACCAGGGACTCCAGCTTACATCGTCAAG GCATTTTTACCTGTTATAGAATCTTTTGGCTTTGAAACGGACTTGCGGTATCACACACAAGGCCAAGCTTTTTGTCTCTCCGTGTTTGACCATTGGGCCATCGTTCCTGGTGATCCCCTTGATAAGAGCATTGTTTTGCGACCTCTTGAGCCAGCACCAATACAACACCTTGCTCGTGAATTCATGGTGAAGACAAGGCGTAGAAAG GGAATGAGCGAGGATGTGAGCATAAACAAGTTCTTCGACGAGGCCATGATGGTCGAGCTGGCTCAGCAAGCCGCCGATCTTCATCAACAAATGATATAA
- the LOC111804873 gene encoding probable E3 ubiquitin-protein ligase RHY1A — MAGMLPGVECARRRRFHQSITSSDSPSTAAKLGSTRRPSFCLYTSNRDFHITSSSSSSSQQRSSSNQAYQNEKLGEIAREAKERLDERLRTHRKPENPRKKSGEGSKEESITKKRFTWGKLMKWKASEQEECTICLEGFRAGEPLVHLPCAHKFHSACLVPWLQANAHCPCCRFPFPS, encoded by the exons ATGGCCGGAATGTTGCCGGGAGTTGAATGCGCCAGAAGGCGGCGGTTCCACCAGAGCATAACCTCATCGGACTCGCCGTCCACGGCGGCGAAATTAGGATCCACAAGAAGGCCGTCGTTCTGTTTGTACACGAGCAACCGTGATTTTCACATcacttcatcatcatcatcttcttcacag CAACGGAGCTCATCCAATCAAGCTTACCAGAACGAGAAGCTTGGTGAAATTGCAAGAGAAGCTAAGGAACGGTTGGATGAGAGGTTAAGAACTCATAGAAAACCTGAAAATCCAAG AAAAAAGAGTGGAGAAGGGTCGAAAGAAGAATCAATAACGAAGAAGAGGTTCACTTGGGGGAAGCTGATGAAATGGAAAGCCTCAGAGCAAGAAGAGTGCACCATTTGTTTGGAAGGGTTCAGAGCGGGCGAGCCACTGGTCCATCTTCCATGCGCCCACAAGTTCCACTCTGCGTGCTTGGTGCCTTGGCTCCAAGCCAATGCCCATTGCCCTTGTTGCAGGTTCCCGTTTCCCTCTTAA
- the LOC111805005 gene encoding peptidyl-prolyl cis-trans isomerase CYP28, chloroplastic, with protein sequence MMAFSLVSTTSSSASAATAVLLPPHHHHRRRPAGDIALPRRSLLLLSTSLSLSTVVDPPPSPASPSPDTTITDRVFIDFSICPTNFLPNRESADDGGDSILCSDSALLGRLVLGLYGHLVPITVANFKSMCTGSCGSSYKGTLVHKIFPGQFFLAGRQGRRDKGAVRPPQQLPRNTETVKSDSFLLSHSRGGIVSLCLSENDDDDELKLDPNYHNVEFLITTGPGPCPQLDSENIVFGTVLEGLDVVAAISSTPTYKPSERIRQFNDLAKFLGDERAQNARTIWNRPLQTVYISDCGELKVAKPSLSPTLP encoded by the exons ATGATGGCCTTCTCTCTCGTTtccaccacctcctcctccgctTCTGCCGCCACCGCCGTGCTATTACCTCCACATCACCACCACCGCCGTCGCCCTGCCGGAGACATTGCACTTCCTCGTCgatccctcctcctcctctccacgtccctctctctctccaccgTCGTCGATCCACCTCCCTCCCCGGCTTCCCCTTCGCCGGACACCACCATCACCGACCGCGTCTTCATCGACTTCAGCATTTGCCCAACCAACTTCCTTCCCAACCGTGAATCCGCCGATGATGGCGGCGATTCCATCCTCTGCTCCGATTCCGCCCTCCTCGGTCGCCTCGTTCTCGGCCTCTACGGCCACCTGGTTCCAATCACCGTCGCCAATTTCAAATCCATGTGTACCGGGTCCTGCGGCTCCTCGTATAAGGGCACTTTGGTCCACAAAATCTTCCCCGGCCAATTCTTCCTCGCCGGTCGACAGGGTCGCCGCGACAAAGGAGCAGTCCGGCCACCGCAACAATTACCGAGAAATACGGAAACGGTGAAGTCCGATTCGTTCTTGCTTTCGCATTCGAGAGGCGGCATTGTTTCTTTGTGCCTTTCGGAgaacgacgacgacgacgaatTGAAATTGGATCCAAATTATCACAATGTGGAATTCTTGATCACCACCGGCCCTGGCCCCTGCCCCCAGCTTGATAGCGAGAACATTGTCTTCGGGACTGTGCTTGAAG GTCTGGATGTTGTGGCAGCCATATCCTCAACTCCAACATACAAGCCATCTGAGAGAATTAGGCAATTCAATGATTTGGCTAAGTTCTTAGGAGATGAAAGGGCTCAAAATGCAAGAACAATATGGAACAGACCTCTCCAAACTGTTTATATCAGTGACTGTGGAGAGCTCAAAGTTGCAAAGCCTTCACTGTCTCCAACTCTGCCTTAA
- the LOC111805826 gene encoding uncharacterized protein LOC111805826, which yields MAADGLLRPVYEACIAGCDTEIDRRPYHRNCGCALHKSRRQSPRCSHSKSKSIFYPIRRSWSEGCLALALASASSSPSSSPVIGKTSQPGVALSDDDDDDAPLQLARN from the coding sequence ATGGCCGCCGACGGCCTCCTCCGCCCTGTCTACGAGGCTTGCATCGCCGGCTGCGACACCGAGATCGACCGCCGCCCCTACCACCGCAACTGCGGCTGTGCACTCCACAAATCCCGTCGTCAATCTCCTCGCTGCTCCCATTCAAAGTCTAAATCCATCTTCTATCCCATTCGCCGATCCTGGAGTGAAGGCTGCTTGGCTCTCGCCCTCGCCTCTGCTTCATCTTCCCCTTCCTCCTCCCCTGTCATCGGTAAGACCTCTCAACCTGGTGTCGCTTTGAGCGACGACGATGACGACGACGCTCCTCTTCAGCTTGCGAGGAATTGA
- the LOC111805786 gene encoding transmembrane 9 superfamily member 11 → MDLSRMKLFSRFRIWVLTCSLIFQLGYGFYLPGSYPHKYNVGDFLSVKVNSLTSIETELPYGYYSLPFCKPSEGVKDSAENLGELLMGDRIENSPYQFKMFTNQTDIFVCASDPLTSDQFKIMKERIDEMYQVNLILDNLPAIRYTQKEGYVLRWTGYPVGVKVKDAYYVFNHLKFKVLVHKYEDANMARVMGTGDAAELIPTIGKGGSDVPGYMVVGFEVVPCSIVHNLDQVKNLKMYQAYPSAVQCDPTTVSMSIKEGQPIAFTYEVMFEESDIKWPSRWDAYLKMEGSKVHWFSIMNSMMVITFLAGIVFVIFLRTVRRDLTRYEELDKEAQAQMNEELSGWKLVVGDVFRAPTSPSLLCIMVGNGVQIFGMAVVTILFAALGFMSPASRGTLITGMLFFYMILGVAAGYFAVRLWRTIGCGDNKGWISVSWKVSCFFPGIAFFILTTLNFLLWGSHSTGAIPFSLFVILLLLWFCISVPLTLVGGYLGAKAPHIEFPVRTNQIPREIPAQKYPSWLLVLGAGTLPFGTLFIELFFIMSSIWMGRVYYVFGFLFIVLILLVVVCAEVSLVLTYMHLCVEDWRWWWKAFFASGSVAIYIFLYSINYLIFDLKSLSGPVSSTLYLGYSLLMVFAIMLATGTIGFLSSFWFVHYLFSSVKLD, encoded by the coding sequence ATGGATTTGTCGAGAATGAAGTTGTTCAGTCGATTCCGGATCTGGGTTTTAacttgttctttgatttttcaactCGGCTATGGGTTTTACCTTCCTGGTAGCTATCCCCACAAATACAATGTTGGTGACTTCTTGTCAGTGAAGGTTAATTCTCTTACATCTATCGAAACCGAATTGCCATATGGGTATTATAGTTTGCCGTTTTGTAAGCCTTCAGAAGGTGTTAAGGACAGTGCTGAGAATCTTGGTGAGCTTTTAATGGGAGATCGAATTGAGAATTCGCCTTATCAGTTTAAGATGTTCACAAATCAAACGGATATCTTTGTGTGTGCTTCAGATCCATTGACATCTGATCAGTTTAAGATCATGAAGGAGAGAATTGATGAAATGTATCAGGTTAATTTGATTCTTGACAATTTACCTGCGATTCGTTATACTCAGAAGGAAGGTTATGTCCTGCGGTGGACTGGTTATCCTGTTGGTGTTAAGGTTAAAGATGCTTACTATGTGTTTAATCATTTGAAATTCAAGGTCCTTGTTCATAAATATGAGGATGCCAATATGGCTCGTGTAATGGGGACTGGTGATGCTGCTGAGTTGATCCCGACGATTGGGAAAGGGGGATCTGATGTGCCTGGATATATGGTCGTTGGGTTCGAGGTTGTACCGTGTAGCATTGTGCACAATCTTGATCAGGTGAAGAACTTGAAAATGTACCAAGCGTATCCTAGTGCGGTACAGTGTGATCCCACGACGGTGTCGATGTCTATCAAGGAAGGCCAGCCTATTGCTTTTACGTATGAAGTTATGTTCGAGGAGAGCGATATCAAATGGCCATCTAGGTGGGATGCATATCTTAAGATGGAGGGATCCAAAGTCCATTGGTTCTCAATCATGAATTCTATGATGGTGATTACTTTTCTTGCTGgtattgtttttgttatctTCTTGAGGACGGTTAGGCGGGATCTGACCCGGTATGAGGAGCTCGACAAGGAGGCCCAAGCTCAGATGAATGAGGAGTTATCTGGCTGGAAGCTTGTTGTTGGAGATGTTTTTAGGGCTCCCACAAGTCCTTCACTCCTATGTATTATGGTTGGTAATGGAGTTCAGATTTTTGGAATGGCAGTGGTGACCATATTATTTGCTGCTCTAGGATTCATGTCGCCAGCATCTCGTGGAACGCTTATTACCGGTATGCTATTTTTCTATATGATTCTTGGTGTTGCAGCTGGTTATTTCGCTGTTCGTTTATGGAGGACGATCGGTTGTGGTGACAACAAAGGTTGGATCTCTGTCTCGTGGAAGGTCTCGTGCTTCTTTCCTGGTATTGCCTTCTTTATCTTAACCACTCTGAACTTCCTTTTATGGGGTAGTCACAGTACAGGAGCCATtccattttccctttttgttaTATTGCTCTTGCTTTGGTTCTGCATCTCGGTTCCCCTTACGCTTGTTGGTGGTTACCTCGGTGCCAAAGCGCCTCATATCGAGTTTCCAGTTCGTACTAATCAAATTCCTCGCGAAATCCCTGCTCAAAAATACCCGTCCTGGTTGTTAGTTCTTGGTGCTGGCACTCTTCCTTTTGGAACCTTATTCATTGAGCTGTTCTTCATCATGTCTAGTATCTGGATGGGTCGTGTGTACTACGTTTTCGGGTTTCTCTTCATTGTTTTGATCCTTCTCGTCGTCGTTTGTGCTGAAGTATCTTTGGTTCTTACCTATATGCATCTGTGTGTGGAGGATTGGAGATGGTGGTGGAAGGCCTTCTTTGCATCTGGTTCTGTTGCCATATACATCTTTTTA